In the genome of Panthera uncia isolate 11264 chromosome B3 unlocalized genomic scaffold, Puncia_PCG_1.0 HiC_scaffold_1, whole genome shotgun sequence, one region contains:
- the MAP2K1 gene encoding dual specificity mitogen-activated protein kinase kinase 1 produces the protein MPKKKPTPIQLNPAPDGSAVNGTSSAETNLEALQKKLEELELDEQQRKRLEAFLTQKQKVGELKDDDFEKISELGAGNGGVVFKVSHKPSGLVMARKLIHLEIKPAIRNQIIRELQVLHECNSPYIVGFYGAFYSDGEISICMEHMDGGSLDQVLKKAGRIPEQILGKVSIAVIKGLTYLREKHKIMHRDVKPSNILVNSRGEIKLCDFGVSGQLIDSMANSFVGTRSYMSPERLQGTHYSVQSDIWSMGLSLVEMAVGRYPIPPPDAKELELMFGCQVEGDAAETPPRPRTPGRPLSSYGMDSRPPMAIFELLDYIVNEPPPKLPSGVFSLEFQDFVNKCLIKNPAERADLKQLMVHAFIKRSDGEEVDFAGWLCSTIGLNQPSTPTHAAGV, from the exons GACCAACCTGGAGGCCTTGCAGAAGAAGCTGGAGGAGCTGGAGCTCGATGAGCAGCAACGGAAGCGCCTGGAGGCCTTTCTTACCCAGAAGCAGAAGGTCGGGGAATTGAAGGATGACGACTTTGAGAAGATCAGTGAGCTGGGCGCCGGCAACGGTGGTGTGGTGTTCAAGGTCTCCCATAAGCCGTCTGGCCTGGTCATGGCCAGAAAG CTAATTCACCTGGAGATCAAACCTGCAATCCGGAACCAGATCATAAGGGAGCTGCAGGTTCTACATGAGTGCAACTCCCCATACATCGTGGGCTTCTATGGCGCGTTCTACAGCGACGGCGAGATCAGTATCTGTATGGAGCACATG GATGGGGGTTCCTTGGATCAAGTCCTGAAGAAAGCTGGAAGAATTCCTGAACAAATTTTAGGAAAAGTTAGCATTGCT GTAATAAAAGGTCTGACATACCTGAGGGAGAAGCACAAGATTATGCACAGAG ATGTCAAGCCTTCCAACATCCTAGTGAACTCCCGTGGGGAGATcaagctctgtgactttggggtCAGCGGGCAGCTCATCGACTCCATGGCCAACTCCTTCGTGGGCACAAGGTCCTACATGTCG CCAGAAAGACTCCAGGGGACTCATTACTCCGTGCAGTCGGACATCTGGAGCATGGGGCTATCTCTGGTTGAGATGGCAGTCGGGAGGTATCCCATCCCTCCTCCCGATGCCAAGGAGCTGGAGCTGATGTTTGGGTGCCAAGTGGAGGGAGATGCGGCTGAGACGCCACCCAGGCCGAGGACCCCTGGAAGGCCCCTCAGCT CATATGGAATGGACAGCCGACCTCCCATGGCAATTTTTGAGTTGTTGGATTACATAGTCAACGAG CCTCCTCCAAAGCTGCCCAGTGGAGTATTCAGTCTGGAATTTCAAGATTTTGTGAATAAATG cctcATAAAAAACCCAGCAGAGAGAGCAGATCTGAAACAACTCATG GTTCATGCCTTTATCAAGAGATCTGATGGTGAGGAAGTGGATTTTGCAGGTTGGCTCTGCTCCACCATCGGCCTTAACCAGCCCAGTACACCGACCCACGCGGCCGGCGTCTAA